ACCGAAGCAGTGGGCACTTATCACAAAAAAGATGTAAAAATCATCAAGCAGGCAGTGATTCGTGATGACCACGACTCTCAAGAAATTAAGGAATTAACCAAAGAATAACAACCATTTTACGACAAAATCTTCAAAAAAAGTTGTAAAAAAAGAGTTGACATTTCACAAAAAAAGGTTTATACTACCTCATAGACAATTTCATATTGTGCTAAGTGAAGGATGCAGGAGAAAGGCGGATGCCTTGCCGAAGGAGTAACTCTCTCAGGCGCTTTTAGCAAAGACTGCAGACGGATAGCGCTCCGGAGAAGTCCCTTTTCCCTCAACCAAAAAGAGGAAAAGACAAAGGATGCCGAAGGTGTAAAGCTTAAAAGAGCTAATCTCTCAGGCAAAAGGACGGAGAAAACAGTCATTTCTTTTGAAAAATGGCTATTTCTGTGTAATGCGGAATATTCGGAGTTTTTATGATTTCATAAGGACTCCGTTTTTTTATTCAAAAATAAAATTTTTTTCATATAAGGAAGGGAAGAATTATGGAATTTTTAAACTGGTTAACAGACTTTAACAGCAAAATCAATTCCTTCGTTTGGGGCAAAGGTTTGTATCTTCTGCTCTTAACAGGTGTTGTCATGACCTTAGTAACAGGGGTATTTCAGATTACCCATATTGGTCATTGGTTCTCCGAAACCTTGGGAAAACTCTTTTCCAAAGACGTTTCCGGGAAAGTAAAAGGAAAATCCATTTCTCAGTTTCAGGCACTTTGTACCGCGTTGGCTGCCACCATTGGTGTCGGTAATATTGCGGGGGTTGCCACTGCAATTGTTGCAGGGGGTCCCGGTGCGGTATTCTGGATGTGGATTGCTGCATTCTTCGGTATGATGACCAACTACTCCGAAAACGTGCTTGGTATTTTCTACCGCAGAAAAAACAAAGACGGCGAATGGTCCGGCGGTGCAATGTACTTCTTAGAAGATGGCCTGGGTAAGAAAAAAGGCTGCAAATGGCTTGGTAAAATCTTAGCAATTTTATTCAGTATCTTTGCAATTTTAGCATCCTTCGGTATCGGCGCAATGGGTCAGATTAACAAAATTGTTGTGAATATGGTCTCCGCGTTTGACATCCCTGCCTTGTCTTCTCACGTGCTGTATGAAGGTGTATCTGTTTACCATTTGGTAATTGGCATTGTGTTATTGGTAATTGCTGCTTTGATTATTATTGGCGGTTTAAAAAGAATTGCCGCTTTTGCAGAAAAAGTGGTACCTTTTATGGTAGTGCTCTTTGTGGTTGGCAGTGTTGCTGTAATTATTGCAAACTATCAGTTGATTGGCGCAGCATTTTCTGCCATCTTTAAATATGCGTTTAGTGTTCCTGCAGCACTTGGTGGTGTTAGCGGTATTGTGGTGAAAGACATTGTAACCCAGGGTTGCAAACGTGGGGTATTCTCCAACGAAGCAGGTCTTGGTTCTTCCGTAATGGTACATAGTAATTCCAACGTAAAAGAGCCTGTACGTCAGGGTCTCTGGGGTATTTTTGAAGTGTTTGCAGATACCATGGTTGTTTGTACAATGACCGCTCTGGTGGTATTAACCTCCGGTATGATTAACTTAGACACCGGTGCTTTGCAGGAAGGTATCACCGATGCCACTTTAGTTGCAAAAGCATTCAACGGTCTTTTTGGTATCTGGGGTGAACGTTTCATCGCCATTGCGATTTTGCTGTTTGCATTCACTACCGTTTTAGGCTGGGATCACTACGGCTCCAAAGCGTGGGAATACTTATTCGGCGTAAAATCCAAAATGGTATATAAAATCCTGCATCTGGCAACCATTTTTGCAGGTGCACTGCTCACTTCTTCCTTAGCTTGGGATATTTCCGACACCTTCAACGGTTTGATGATGGTGCCCAACTTGATTGGGGTATTGGCACTGTCCGGTCTGGTTTATAAAATCACCAGAAACTATGTGGACAGAAAGCTAAAAGGAAAAGATGTAAAACCCATGCTTTCCGCATTCTCCGAAATTCAGGAAGAAATGGAAAAAGACCTGTAAGGTTTTGTATCGGATAATCTCATTTTCCTTATTGCAGAAGACAGTCTTTCATTTTTTGGAAGGCTGTTTTTTGCTTTTTTTGATATTTTTGTGATTTTCTTGACTTTAAAAAATCGATTTGTTATAATGTATAATGAGGTAGCTTAATACAACAGTATAAAAATGAGGCGAATTTATGAATATTATTATCGTGGGCTTAGGAAGAGTCGGTCAGAAGTTGGCAGAACGTTTAAGCTCGGAAAAAGAACATTCTATCACGGTGGTTGATTTAAAACAGTCTGTGCTCTCAGACACCGTAAATTCCTATGATGTGATGGGGATTACGGGAAGTGGGGCAAGCATAGAGGTTTTAGAGGAAGCAGGTATCAAAAAAGCAGATATTTTGATTGCCGTAACCAATTCGGATGAACTAAATCTTTTAACCTGCTTTATTGCCAGAAAATTAAGTCACGTAAGTACCATTGCCAGAGTGAGAAATCCGGAATATAAAGAAGAAATTCAGCTCTTCCAGGAAGATTTGGGCCTTGCTATGATTATCAATCCTGAGCTGATTGCCGCCCGGGAAATGGCAAGATTGCTTCGATTCCCCTCTGCGGTGCAGATTGATACCTTTGCCAAGGGCAGAGTGGAAATTTTAAAATTTAAAATTTCTGAAAAATCGCCTCTTTGTAATTTAAAACTGATGGAAATTCCCCAAAGACAGTTGGGCGGCAATATCTTGATTTGCGGCGTTGAACGTGGGGAAGAAGCCTTTATTCCCGGTGGTGACTTTATGTTAAAAGCAGGGGATTATGTCAGCATTGTTGGCACTGTGCACGATGCCACTCAGTTTTTCAAAAAAATCGGATTAAAAACCGGTAAAGTGAAAAACACCATGATTGTGGGCGGCGGCGAAACTGCGGTTTATCTTGCCCATCTGCTCATAAAAGCCGGGATAGACGTTAAAATTCTTGAGCAGGATTTTAAACGTTGCGATGAATTATGCACCATTGTGCCAAAAGCAACCATCATTCACGGAGACGGCACCGAAAACCGTCTGCTTTTGGAAGAAGGGGTTGATTCCACAGAATCCTTTGTGGCGTTAACCAATCTGGATGAAGCCAACGTGATGCTGTCTTTATATGTAAAAACCCGTACTGAGGGTAAAATCATCACCAAAATCAACCGTACTGCTTACGATGAAGTTATCAGCAATTTAGGTCTTGATACCGTGATTTATCCCAAAGATATTACGGCGGAATATATTTTACGATTTGTCCGTGCGAAAAACAACTCCATCGGCAGCAATATTGAAACCATGCACGAGATTTTAGATGGCAAAGCAGAAGCATTGGAATTTAACATCTTAGAAAATGCTCCCATTGCCAACAAAACTTTAGAAACCCTTTCCATCAAACCCGGTGTGTTAATTGCCTGTATCAACCGTCAGGGCAACATTATCACTCCCCGCGGAAAAGATATGCTGCTCCCGGGAGACACCGTGATTGTGGTAACCGCTCATAAGGGCTTTAACGATATCAGCGATATTTTAAGATAGAAGGATTATTATGAATTATAAAATCATTCTGAACACCTTGGGTTGGGTGGTCAACTTTGAAGGAATCTGTATGATTCTGCCTTTTCTTTGCAGTTTAGGCTTTGGGGAGCAGAATCCCTTCCTCTTTCTCTTTTGTATGGGAATTTGTCTGTTGGTTGGGATTCCCCTCACGTTAATTCGTTCCAAAGAAAAGAATATGTTTGCCAAGGAAGGCTTCGTTACTGTGGCACTGTCTTGGATTCTTTTAAGTATTTTCGGGTCGATCCCCTTTTATTTATCGGGAGAAATCCCCTTGTTTACCGATGCACTTTTTGAAACCGCCTCCGGCTTTACCACCACCGGTGCATCCATTCTGCCTGATGTGGAAGCATTACCAAAATCCCTGTTGTTCTGGCGTAGCTTCACCCATTGGATTGGCGGAATGGGGGTTATCGTATTTTTGGTGGCGCTTCTGCCCTTATCCGGCGGAGACAACATGCATCTGCTTCGTGCGGAAAGCCCCGGACATTCGGTTGGAAAATTAGTGCCTCACGTGAAGAATACCGCCAAAATTCTATACAGCATCTACTTAGGACTCACCCTGACACAGTTTGCTTTGCTGATGTGTGACCCCGGGATGGACTGGTTTACTGCCATCACCCTAACCTTCGGCACTGCAGGTACCGGCGGATTTTCCGTTTTAAATTCGGGATGTGCATCTTATTCCCCCTATATTCAGTGGATATTGACGGCATTTATGTTGATTTTCGGGGTGGATTTCGCCTTTTATTATTGCATCTTGATGCGTCGGTATAAAACGGCATTCTCCATGGAAGAAGTACGCACTTACTTATTCATTGTGATAGCGGCAATTGCACTGGTTTGTCTGAATATTTTCCACATGGTGGGCAACACTGCAGATACCGTCCGTTACAGTGCCTTTCAGGTGGCATCTATCATTACCACCACGGGGTATTCTACTGTGGACTTTAATCTCTGGCCCCAGTTATCCCAGATGATTTTAGTTGCACTGATGTTTGTGGGTGCCTGTGCAGGCAGTACCGGTGGCGGTATCAAAGTATCTCGTGTGCTGGTGCTCTTTAAAAGTGTGTTAAAAGAAATCAGGGTACTCACTCATCCCAAATGTACCACGAAAGTGAAATTAAACGGACGTCCCTTGGAGCATGAAACCCTTCGTGGAATCACCGTGTTCTTTATTGCATACATTTTAATTTTTGCTTTGGCGCTGTTTGTGATTTGTCTGGATAATTTTGATTTTACCACCAATTTTACTGCTGTTGTAGCAACGTTTAGCAATATCGGTCCCGGTCTGGCAGGAGTTGGACCTACTTCCAACTTCTCCTGTTATTCTCCCTTTTCCACCTTGGTGCTCACCTTGGTGATGCTCACGGGCAGACTGGAAATTTTCCCGATGTTGGTGTTATTTTCCACTAAAACCTGGAAACGATAAATTTCGTGGGAATTCCCCACAGATATGAGGAAACTATATGGAAAAATTTCGGCAAATTTTAAAAAGTTTGGATATGCCTTTGCTGAGTGCCGTGTGTATTTTATGTATCATCGGTATCTTTTTGGTGTCTTCTGCCACCGCATCTCTGGTTGGCGGTGACACGCAGGTAATGATTCAGGCAGGCTCCTTCATAGTAGGATTGATTTGTTGCCTGTTTTTAGCCTTTATGGATTATGAATTTTTGGCTTCCAAATACCTTTATATCATCGGAATTGATGTGTTCTTGCTGTTGCTGGTGCTTTTCATCGGTACCGGTGCTGAAGAAGTGGGCGGAAACAGCTGGATTCGCTTTGGTCCCATTGGGATTCAACCGGCAGAAATTGTAAAAATTGGCTTTATTTTATCCTTCGGCTTCCAGCTTGATAAATATAAAGAACGTATCAATGACCCCAAAGTGGTTCTGTGTGCATTTGCACATATTGCAGTACTGGTAGCATTGGTAATGATGCAACCTGACTTTGGGACAACTATGGTCTTTGTTGCCATCTTCCTTGCGTTGATTTTTGTGGCGAAAATCAGCTGGAAATACCTGGTAGGACTGGCAGGCGCCGTTGCTGTCACCATCCCCGTGCTATGGTTGTTTGTTTTTAAAGACTATCAGAAAAACCGTATTTTAACCTTCTTAAATCCGGAGCTGGACACTCAGATGTCCGGTTATCAGGTAATGCAGTCCAAAACTGCCGTAGGCGCCGGACAACTCTTCGGTCAAGGTCCTTACAAAGGTATTTTAACCCAGAATAACTTCCTTCCTGCCAAACACACCGACTTTATCTATGCAGTTGCCTGTGAAGAATTCGGTTTTTTGGGCGGAATCATCATTTTGGCACTGATTTGCTTTATTGTGTTCCGTTGTTTCTATATCGGCTACAACGCCAAAGACCACTTGGGTGCTTTCATTTCCATCGGCGTTGGTACTATGTTCTTAGTCCAATCCTTTGAAAACATCGGTATGACCATCGGTTTAACTCCCGTCACCGGCATTACCTTGCCCTTCTTAAGCTACGGCGGCTCCTCCATGGTTACCAACTTAATTGCCATCGGACTGGTACTAAACGTCAAAATGAAAAATAAAAACCTATCTTTTATATAGGTAGGGGCTTGAAAAACCGCGCCTTTCCGTCTTTACGTTCACTTGCGTACACTCGGTACGCGGCGTTCTCTGAAAGAGCGGAAATGCATCTGTTTTTTCGCGCCCTATTGTATGAAGGTGGGGGTTTGAAAATCTTCCTCTAACCCAAAAACCTCATCGCTCGGCGTACACTCGGTACGCCTTCGGATGACCCCTTCGGGCTCGGTTTTTGAGTTATAGATTGATTTTCTTCACCCGATTGTATGGAGGTGTGGGCTAATAAAACAGCACCTTTCCGCTTTTACGTTCACTTGCGTACACTCGGGTACGCGGCGTTCTCTGAAAGAGAGCAAATGCATCTGTTTTGCTTTTGAAAAGACGGAATTGGAAAATTCCGTCTTTTTTCATAAATTTTTTTCTAAAAACTTATGAATAACTACTTGAAAATCAGAAAAAACTATGTTACAATTAAGAATCATATTATTTGAAATGACATTTTAGGAGGGATATTATGGATACCAACAAAAGACCCGATACCATGGAACGTATCACCACAAAAGAACTGGCAGACAAATTTATCGCAGAGCAGGTTGCCCTTGTTCAGCAGCAGGTAGGCGATAAAAAGGTTCTGTTGGCTTTATCCGGCGGTGTAGACAGTTCTGTTGTGGCAGCGCTGTTAATCAAAGCCATCGGCAAACAGTTAGTTTGTGTGCACGTAAATCACGGTTTGATGAGAAAAGGCGAATCGGAAGATGTTATCGAAGTGTTCCGCAATCAGATGGATGCCAACTTGATTTATGTGGATGCTACCGACCGTTTCTTAGATTTACTGGCAGGAGTTTCTGACCCTGAGAAAAAACGTAAAATCATCGGTGGCGAATTTATCAAGGTGTTTGATGAAGAAGCAGCCAAACTGGAAGGTATTGAGTTTTTGGCACAGGGTACCATTTATCCCGATATTTTAGAAAGCATCAAAGCGGCAGAAAGCGGCAAACCCGTAAAAAGCCATCACAATGTTGGGGGCTTACCCGACGATATGGCAATGGAACTGGTTGAACCCGTGAAACTGCTCTTTAAAGACGAAGTTCGTGTGGTTGGGGAAGCGTTAGGTCTGCCCCACGCTATGGTATACCGTCAGCCCTTCCCGGGTCCCGGACTGGGCGTTCGTTGCTTAGGTGCTATCACTCGTGACAGACTGCACGCATTAAGAGAAGCAGACGCCATCTTAAGAGAAGAATTCGATAAATGCGGACTGGCAGAAACCGTTTGGCAGTACTTTATTTCTGTGCCCGATATGAAGAGCGTTGGCGTGCGTAACGAAATGCGTTATGAAGGCTGGCCTGCAATCATCCGTGCGGTAAACACCGTAGATGCTATGACAGCCACCATCGAAGAAATCCCCTACGAAGTGCTTCATAAAATCACTGCGCGTATCACCTCCGAAGTGGAAGGTATTAACCGCGTTCTTTTCGACTTAACTCCCAAGCCGACCGGCACCATCGAGTGGGAATAATATTATAATCAAAAAGCCCTTAGCGATAAGGGCTTTTTTTAAACTGAAAAACTATCAAATTTTATAACGGAAAAGAGGTTTTACAGAATGAAAAAAATGAAGAAAATCTTAGCGTTACTTGTTTGTTTTATGATGATGTTCTCTTGTGCATCTTTGGTTTCGGCTACCACCTACTCAGACGCACAAGCTGCAGAGCAATTGTTGGTTGATTTTTGCAATCAAAATGGTTTGGATCCTCAATATGGAAGCCATGATGCAGAAACACTTCTGGCAGACCTTAATTATGACGGCATTCCGGAATTGTTATTTTCCGAGTCCATCCCGGATTACGGTCTGACGGTGTATCAGGTAAAAAACAATCAGGTGGTGGAACTCCCCAATAAAATCACAACCAGACCGGAAAGAGGAGAAAATGACATTGAGCTTCTGATGGACGATACCGGAGCGTTAAGTTTTTATTTCTTTTATCGTAAGCCTGCCTTTGAAATGGGAGAGACTGATTCTTTAGAGCACGTGATTTACAGTTGGTCAGAAAGTGGCTTAACTCCCACTCAATATTTGGGTTATTTTGAATATATGGGTTCTTCCGGCTTGGTTCAGGAATATACCACCGATGTCCGTGCAGATTCCAACCCGTACCTTGCTAAAATCCCGACCGACTTTTCCCTGTTCAGCGAGAAAAATAATGAATACTATGAGAAAACGGCTCTGTATAGCGTGTGGAGATGGAGCTGGATGAGTTCCATTATGCAGC
The genomic region above belongs to Oscillospiraceae bacterium and contains:
- the guaA gene encoding glutamine-hydrolyzing GMP synthase — protein: MDTNKRPDTMERITTKELADKFIAEQVALVQQQVGDKKVLLALSGGVDSSVVAALLIKAIGKQLVCVHVNHGLMRKGESEDVIEVFRNQMDANLIYVDATDRFLDLLAGVSDPEKKRKIIGGEFIKVFDEEAAKLEGIEFLAQGTIYPDILESIKAAESGKPVKSHHNVGGLPDDMAMELVEPVKLLFKDEVRVVGEALGLPHAMVYRQPFPGPGLGVRCLGAITRDRLHALREADAILREEFDKCGLAETVWQYFISVPDMKSVGVRNEMRYEGWPAIIRAVNTVDAMTATIEEIPYEVLHKITARITSEVEGINRVLFDLTPKPTGTIEWE
- the trkA gene encoding Trk system potassium transporter TrkA, with the protein product MNIIIVGLGRVGQKLAERLSSEKEHSITVVDLKQSVLSDTVNSYDVMGITGSGASIEVLEEAGIKKADILIAVTNSDELNLLTCFIARKLSHVSTIARVRNPEYKEEIQLFQEDLGLAMIINPELIAAREMARLLRFPSAVQIDTFAKGRVEILKFKISEKSPLCNLKLMEIPQRQLGGNILICGVERGEEAFIPGGDFMLKAGDYVSIVGTVHDATQFFKKIGLKTGKVKNTMIVGGGETAVYLAHLLIKAGIDVKILEQDFKRCDELCTIVPKATIIHGDGTENRLLLEEGVDSTESFVALTNLDEANVMLSLYVKTRTEGKIITKINRTAYDEVISNLGLDTVIYPKDITAEYILRFVRAKNNSIGSNIETMHEILDGKAEALEFNILENAPIANKTLETLSIKPGVLIACINRQGNIITPRGKDMLLPGDTVIVVTAHKGFNDISDILR
- the rodA gene encoding rod shape-determining protein RodA; its protein translation is MEKFRQILKSLDMPLLSAVCILCIIGIFLVSSATASLVGGDTQVMIQAGSFIVGLICCLFLAFMDYEFLASKYLYIIGIDVFLLLLVLFIGTGAEEVGGNSWIRFGPIGIQPAEIVKIGFILSFGFQLDKYKERINDPKVVLCAFAHIAVLVALVMMQPDFGTTMVFVAIFLALIFVAKISWKYLVGLAGAVAVTIPVLWLFVFKDYQKNRILTFLNPELDTQMSGYQVMQSKTAVGAGQLFGQGPYKGILTQNNFLPAKHTDFIYAVACEEFGFLGGIIILALICFIVFRCFYIGYNAKDHLGAFISIGVGTMFLVQSFENIGMTIGLTPVTGITLPFLSYGGSSMVTNLIAIGLVLNVKMKNKNLSFI
- a CDS encoding alanine:cation symporter family protein, whose amino-acid sequence is MEFLNWLTDFNSKINSFVWGKGLYLLLLTGVVMTLVTGVFQITHIGHWFSETLGKLFSKDVSGKVKGKSISQFQALCTALAATIGVGNIAGVATAIVAGGPGAVFWMWIAAFFGMMTNYSENVLGIFYRRKNKDGEWSGGAMYFLEDGLGKKKGCKWLGKILAILFSIFAILASFGIGAMGQINKIVVNMVSAFDIPALSSHVLYEGVSVYHLVIGIVLLVIAALIIIGGLKRIAAFAEKVVPFMVVLFVVGSVAVIIANYQLIGAAFSAIFKYAFSVPAALGGVSGIVVKDIVTQGCKRGVFSNEAGLGSSVMVHSNSNVKEPVRQGLWGIFEVFADTMVVCTMTALVVLTSGMINLDTGALQEGITDATLVAKAFNGLFGIWGERFIAIAILLFAFTTVLGWDHYGSKAWEYLFGVKSKMVYKILHLATIFAGALLTSSLAWDISDTFNGLMMVPNLIGVLALSGLVYKITRNYVDRKLKGKDVKPMLSAFSEIQEEMEKDL
- a CDS encoding TrkH family potassium uptake protein — translated: MNYKIILNTLGWVVNFEGICMILPFLCSLGFGEQNPFLFLFCMGICLLVGIPLTLIRSKEKNMFAKEGFVTVALSWILLSIFGSIPFYLSGEIPLFTDALFETASGFTTTGASILPDVEALPKSLLFWRSFTHWIGGMGVIVFLVALLPLSGGDNMHLLRAESPGHSVGKLVPHVKNTAKILYSIYLGLTLTQFALLMCDPGMDWFTAITLTFGTAGTGGFSVLNSGCASYSPYIQWILTAFMLIFGVDFAFYYCILMRRYKTAFSMEEVRTYLFIVIAAIALVCLNIFHMVGNTADTVRYSAFQVASIITTTGYSTVDFNLWPQLSQMILVALMFVGACAGSTGGGIKVSRVLVLFKSVLKEIRVLTHPKCTTKVKLNGRPLEHETLRGITVFFIAYILIFALALFVICLDNFDFTTNFTAVVATFSNIGPGLAGVGPTSNFSCYSPFSTLVLTLVMLTGRLEIFPMLVLFSTKTWKR
- a CDS encoding copper amine oxidase N-terminal domain-containing protein gives rise to the protein MKKMKKILALLVCFMMMFSCASLVSATTYSDAQAAEQLLVDFCNQNGLDPQYGSHDAETLLADLNYDGIPELLFSESIPDYGLTVYQVKNNQVVELPNKITTRPERGENDIELLMDDTGALSFYFFYRKPAFEMGETDSLEHVIYSWSESGLTPTQYLGYFEYMGSSGLVQEYTTDVRADSNPYLAKIPTDFSLFSEKNNEYYEKTALYSVWRWSWMSSIMQPVGLTDIWNIQKERYFRKSADSENYAILQIGNPMMNVFGTFKSIDGENGTAPMILNGRTMIPVRAVVEEMGGSVAWDGETRTVTLSGKGITLELVIDSTTAYVNGVPQTLDVAPVIQNNRTMFPARFIAESFGYSVAWNEIPRAVVITGTN